From Saccopteryx leptura isolate mSacLep1 chromosome 3, mSacLep1_pri_phased_curated, whole genome shotgun sequence, one genomic window encodes:
- the LOC136399176 gene encoding kallikrein-7-like, translating into MAGPLLLSLPILLLSPALGSAGQGAQDTGERIVNGVPCPRGSNPWQVALFNGNEMDCSGVLIHQQWVLTVAHCHRPEYTVHMGSDLLNGPNAQKIRATESFVYPSFSWEFQSNDIMLVKLSRPAKLSSSVRKVNIPSQCVRPGTMCTVSGWGTVTSPEETYPSQLMCTNVTTISIEECQKYFVHVEKYRMVCGGTQDSTSNANQGDSGGPLMCSGSLRGLVSRKPLSLFRRLNPVVFTQICKYRKWIYDTMRENS; encoded by the exons ATGGCAGGTCCACTTCTCCTGTCCCTGCCAATCCTACTGCTGTCCCCAGCCCTGGGATCTGCTGGACAAGGAG CCCAGGACACAGGGGAAAGGATTGTTAATGGAGTTCCATGTCCAAGAGGCTCCAATCCCTGGCAGGTGGCCCTGTTCAATGGCAACGAGATGGACTGTTCAGGCGTGTTGATCCACCAGCAGTGGGTGCTCACTGTCGCCCACTGCCACAGACC TGAGTACACTGTGCACATGGGCAGTGATCTGCTGAATGGTCCTAATGCCCAGAAGATCAGGGCTACAGAGTCATTCGTGTACCCTTCTTTCTCCTGGGAGTTCCAGTCTAACGATATCATGCTTGTGAAGCTAAGCCGCCCGGCCAAGCTGTCATCATCTGTAAGGAAAGTCAACATTCCCTCTCAGTGCGTACGCCCGGGGACCATGTGTACTGTTTCCGGCTGGGGCACCGTCACCAGCCCTGAAG AGACGTATCCATCCCAGCTTATGTGCACTAATGTCACCACCATTTCCATTGAGGAATGTCAGAAGTATTTCGTGCACGTGGAGAAATATCGCATGGTCTGTGGCGGCACCCAGGACAGCACCTCCAATGCCAATCAG ggTGACTCAGGGGGACCACTGATGTGCAGTGGCTCCCTGCGAGGCCTGGTGTCCCGGAAACCTTTGTCTTTATTCCGACGCCTGAACCCAGTTGTCTTCACCCAAATATGCAAATACCGCAAATGGATATATGATACCATGAGAGAAAACTCTTAA
- the LOC136398194 gene encoding kallikrein-7-like, which translates to MAGPSLSPLLVVLLPLALGTAGQGAQDTGERIVNGVPCPRGSQPWQVALFQGSEFECAGMLIHEQWVLTVAHCYRHEYTVQMGSDLLVGGKTQRIRATESFPYPAFRMLKQIHDIMLVKLSSPANLSSTVRKVNLPSHCKPTGARCTISGWGTLTSPTVTNPPELMCSNVSFVSYKDCRKFHKILLKEYIICAAPPDRLSYASKKFYNHQNPAQENRTPQNTGV; encoded by the exons ATGGCAGGTCCCAGTCTCTCACCCCTGCTGGTTGTACTGCTGCCCTTGGCCCTGGGAACTGCTGGACAAGGAG CCCAGGATACAGGGGAAAGGATTGTTAATGGAGTTCCATGTCCAAGAGGCTCCCAACCCTGGCAGGTGGCCCTGTTTCAGGGCAGTGAGTTCGAGTGTGCCGGCATGCTGATCCACGAGCAGTGGGTGCTCACCGTGGCCCACTGCTATCGACA tgagTACACCGTGCAGATGGGCAGTGACCTTCTGGTTGGTGGGAAAACCCAGAGAATCAGAGCTACAGAGTCATTCCCCTACCCTGCGTTCAGGATGCTAAAACAAATTCATGATATCATGCTGGTGAAGCTTAGCAGCCCAGCCAATCTGTCATCGACTGTGAGGAAGGTCAACCTGCCCTCCCACTGCAAACCCACTGGGGCCAGGTGTACCATTTCTGGCTGGGGCA CCCTAACCTCTCCAACAGTGACCAATCCGCCAGAGCTCATGTGCTCGAATGTTTCCTTCGTATCCTACAAGGACTGCAGGAAGTTTCACAAAATCCTATTGAAAGAATACATCATCTGTGCTGCTCCCCCCGACAGACTCTCTTATGCCTCCAAA AAATTCTACAACCACCAAAACCCTGCTCAGGAAAACAGGACCCCTCAAAATACTGGAGTCTAG